A window of the Egibacter rhizosphaerae genome harbors these coding sequences:
- a CDS encoding ABC transporter permease has translation MSATTDGTTRRVPVGGAANGPLWGGLAVLVLLVLAGLGGFGREFPEIVRIDLVGWVDAVDDWAVANRQEHWLFVSVLGPIARAVALGLAEINGWLDWLGWPGVMIFVAVIAHLAAGWRIAIVTVAALAAIGMIGQWEAAMFTLAQMTVAVAASVAIGVPIGVLAGRVEAVQRVVRPVLDAMQTTPAYVYLVPLIVLFGIGQAPAIIATMIYAIPPVVRLTALGIRTVPSESLEVGTSLGTTGPQLLRTIQLPQAMPSIRVGINQTIMMALAMVVIVALIGGGGLGNEVFSGLRTVDVPAAAVPGVAIVLIAVVLDRITFGAGAIRGRRLPRWAWPAGLLGGLALGLLLGRLPGAATFPFPEAIPLAEWIGVVNDYVQQEWRSATRAFSDFVLIWGLNPLRDDLLLWLPWWAITGLSALAAWRTVGGGLALYAVVAWTIVGAIGLWEPAVDTASQVALATALTVALGLPLGIAGGLWDKAQTALRPVLDTMQTLPAFVYLVPVVVLFQVGRVPGIIASVIYAMPPIVRLTSAGIRQVPEETLEAARATGATRWQLLRTVQLPLAKRSILMGVNQTTMMVLATVIIAGLIGAGALGIEAVDGLTRREVGGGIAAGLAIVLLGILVDRITQALGGGGQEAERQRATMKTA, from the coding sequence ATGAGCGCTACGACCGACGGCACCACCCGTCGGGTCCCCGTCGGGGGGGCCGCCAACGGGCCGCTCTGGGGCGGGCTGGCGGTGCTCGTCCTCCTCGTGCTCGCGGGCCTCGGCGGCTTCGGACGCGAGTTCCCCGAGATCGTGCGGATCGACCTCGTCGGCTGGGTGGATGCGGTCGACGACTGGGCCGTCGCCAACCGCCAGGAGCACTGGCTGTTCGTGTCGGTGCTCGGACCGATCGCGCGTGCGGTCGCCCTGGGACTCGCGGAGATCAACGGCTGGCTCGACTGGCTGGGGTGGCCCGGGGTGATGATCTTCGTGGCCGTGATCGCCCACCTCGCGGCCGGCTGGCGCATCGCGATCGTCACCGTTGCCGCACTGGCAGCGATCGGCATGATCGGCCAGTGGGAAGCGGCGATGTTCACGCTGGCACAGATGACCGTGGCCGTGGCCGCGAGCGTCGCGATCGGCGTCCCGATCGGGGTCCTCGCCGGCCGCGTGGAGGCCGTGCAGCGCGTCGTACGCCCCGTGCTCGACGCGATGCAGACGACGCCGGCCTACGTGTACCTCGTACCGCTCATCGTGCTGTTCGGCATCGGCCAGGCACCCGCGATCATCGCCACGATGATCTACGCGATCCCCCCGGTCGTCCGCCTCACCGCGCTCGGGATCCGCACCGTCCCGAGCGAGTCCCTCGAGGTCGGCACGTCGCTCGGCACCACCGGTCCGCAACTGCTGCGCACCATCCAGCTGCCGCAGGCCATGCCGTCCATCCGCGTCGGCATCAACCAGACGATCATGATGGCGCTCGCGATGGTCGTGATCGTCGCGTTGATCGGCGGTGGCGGGCTCGGCAACGAGGTGTTCAGCGGTCTGCGGACCGTCGACGTGCCGGCCGCGGCGGTACCGGGCGTCGCGATCGTGCTCATCGCGGTCGTCCTGGACCGCATCACGTTCGGGGCGGGTGCGATCCGGGGCCGTCGCCTTCCGAGGTGGGCGTGGCCGGCGGGGCTGCTCGGTGGGCTCGCGCTGGGCCTGCTTCTCGGGCGTCTGCCCGGGGCCGCCACGTTCCCCTTTCCGGAGGCGATCCCGCTCGCCGAGTGGATCGGTGTCGTCAACGACTACGTACAGCAGGAGTGGCGCTCGGCGACACGGGCTTTCAGCGACTTCGTGCTGATCTGGGGCCTCAACCCGTTGCGCGACGACCTTCTGCTCTGGCTGCCGTGGTGGGCGATCACCGGTCTGTCGGCCCTGGCGGCCTGGCGGACCGTCGGTGGAGGCCTCGCCCTCTACGCCGTGGTCGCCTGGACGATCGTCGGCGCGATCGGCCTCTGGGAGCCCGCGGTGGACACCGCGAGCCAGGTCGCGCTCGCCACGGCGCTCACCGTCGCCCTCGGCCTCCCCCTGGGCATCGCGGGCGGACTGTGGGACAAGGCGCAGACGGCTCTACGGCCGGTGCTCGACACGATGCAGACCCTCCCCGCGTTCGTCTACCTCGTTCCCGTGGTGGTGCTGTTCCAGGTCGGACGCGTCCCCGGGATCATCGCGAGCGTCATCTACGCGATGCCGCCGATCGTGAGGCTCACCAGTGCGGGGATCCGCCAGGTCCCCGAGGAGACCCTGGAGGCCGCCCGCGCCACGGGAGCGACCCGTTGGCAGCTCCTGCGCACCGTGCAGCTGCCCCTGGCGAAACGCTCGATCCTCATGGGTGTCAACCAGACGACGATGATGGTGCTCGCCACGGTCATCATCGCCGGCCTCATCGGCGCCGGCGCTCTCGGCATCGAAGCGGTCGACGGCTTGACGCGGCGCGAGGTGGGGGGTGGGATCGCCGCTGGTCTCGCGATCGTGCTGCTCGGGATCCTCGTCGACCGCATCACCCAGGCGCTCGGCGGCGGGGGTCAGGAGGCCGAGCGCCAGCGGGCGACGATGAAGACCGCGTAG
- the tmk gene encoding dTMP kinase: MTSGASRSAYRHLLRNRNYRVWFSSALLSGLGDWIGLVALQTLVAGLFADAGEARLQLFALSGIMMARLLPSLLVGPVAGVFADRYDRKRLMVFTHLGRGTIFVLIAFSGDLIALFTLTLLVEFLSLLFLSAKDASLPTIVDRRHLKEANQLNLLVTYGTLPAGASVATVMIWFAGLLEVIGLEDADPVIIALLLNATTFLLAGTLLSRLHLPRQERRAAPEERAGLVAELREGLRFIRELPVIRALITGVVGVAFGAGAFVSLGPAFVTQTLERVEADWFILMTSLGIGLVVGIGLAPAITKRLSSERAFAMGLVLVPIAALVTATQSNFTIVLGGGAVLGSMVGFSFVLGYTLLHTHTPDDLRGKTFAAFYTGTRLAMFAALAAAPLVAAVMVRGTLILGEVLITWSGIRITMTLAALVALVSAALAGRSLWRAASPVRRPIELLGRSEVRTDGVFVAFEGVEGSGKSTQVRTLAERLRAEGHDVLVTREPGGSPVAERVREVLLDPESEAMDDRTEALLYAGARAEHVRKVIRPALDEGKVVICDRFIDSSLVYQGIARGLGEDDVAEINRWAIEGLVPDAVVLLRLDPAEGLARAHARRVELEGTGSSADRLEQERLDFHRTVASGYLRLAKVHNRRFVVIDASSPHEVVARQVRTGLHRWLPLPELDETTDVAGEHVPDSAPSAAAGAHDEGNSAVEQERSAINADDRVPPHDEEPAATDERRP; the protein is encoded by the coding sequence GTGACCAGCGGCGCCTCCAGGTCGGCGTACCGCCACCTCCTCCGCAACCGGAACTACCGCGTGTGGTTCTCGTCGGCCCTGCTCTCGGGTCTGGGCGACTGGATCGGGCTGGTGGCGCTGCAAACCCTCGTCGCGGGCCTCTTCGCGGACGCGGGGGAGGCCCGCCTGCAGCTGTTCGCCCTGAGCGGGATCATGATGGCGCGGCTGCTGCCGAGTCTGTTGGTCGGCCCGGTCGCCGGGGTCTTCGCCGATCGCTACGACCGCAAGCGGCTCATGGTGTTCACCCACCTCGGCCGCGGCACCATCTTCGTGCTCATTGCGTTCAGCGGTGATCTGATCGCGCTGTTCACGCTGACCCTGCTGGTCGAGTTCCTGTCGCTGCTCTTCCTGTCCGCCAAGGACGCCTCCCTGCCCACGATCGTCGACCGACGGCACCTCAAGGAGGCGAACCAGCTCAATCTCCTGGTGACCTACGGGACACTGCCGGCCGGGGCGTCGGTCGCGACCGTGATGATCTGGTTCGCCGGGCTCCTCGAGGTGATCGGGCTCGAGGACGCGGACCCGGTGATCATCGCGTTGCTGCTGAACGCGACGACGTTCCTGCTCGCCGGGACGCTCCTCAGCCGACTCCACCTGCCGCGGCAGGAGCGTCGCGCCGCCCCCGAGGAGCGCGCGGGCCTCGTCGCCGAGCTCCGTGAGGGGCTGCGCTTCATCCGGGAGCTGCCGGTGATCCGGGCGCTCATCACCGGCGTGGTGGGCGTCGCGTTCGGTGCGGGGGCCTTCGTGTCGCTCGGCCCGGCGTTCGTGACGCAGACGCTCGAGCGGGTGGAGGCCGACTGGTTCATCCTGATGACCTCGCTCGGCATCGGACTCGTCGTCGGCATCGGGTTGGCGCCGGCCATCACCAAGCGGCTCTCCAGCGAGCGCGCGTTCGCGATGGGGCTCGTGCTGGTCCCGATCGCCGCGCTCGTGACCGCCACCCAGTCGAACTTCACGATCGTCCTGGGCGGGGGCGCGGTGCTCGGCAGCATGGTGGGCTTCAGCTTCGTGCTCGGCTACACCCTGCTGCACACCCACACGCCGGACGACCTGCGCGGCAAGACGTTCGCGGCGTTCTACACGGGGACGCGTCTCGCGATGTTCGCGGCCCTTGCCGCCGCGCCGCTCGTCGCCGCGGTGATGGTTCGCGGCACGCTGATCCTCGGCGAGGTGCTGATCACGTGGTCGGGGATCCGCATCACGATGACCCTCGCGGCGTTGGTGGCCCTGGTGAGCGCGGCGCTGGCCGGTCGATCGCTCTGGCGGGCCGCGAGCCCCGTCCGCCGCCCGATCGAGCTGCTCGGCCGCTCCGAGGTGCGGACCGACGGGGTGTTCGTCGCCTTCGAGGGTGTCGAGGGCTCGGGCAAGTCCACCCAGGTGCGCACGCTCGCGGAGCGGTTGCGCGCCGAGGGGCACGACGTGCTCGTGACCCGGGAGCCCGGTGGTTCCCCGGTCGCCGAACGGGTGCGCGAGGTGTTGCTCGACCCCGAGAGCGAGGCGATGGACGACCGGACCGAGGCGCTGCTGTACGCCGGCGCGCGGGCCGAGCACGTGCGGAAGGTCATCCGTCCGGCGCTCGACGAGGGGAAGGTGGTGATCTGCGACCGGTTCATCGACAGCTCGCTCGTCTACCAGGGCATCGCGCGCGGTCTGGGTGAGGACGACGTGGCCGAGATCAACCGGTGGGCGATCGAGGGCCTCGTTCCGGACGCGGTCGTCCTGTTGCGGCTCGACCCGGCCGAGGGATTGGCCCGGGCCCATGCGCGCCGCGTCGAGCTCGAGGGCACCGGGAGCTCGGCCGACCGGTTGGAGCAGGAGCGCCTCGACTTCCATCGAACGGTGGCGAGCGGCTACCTGCGCCTCGCGAAGGTGCACAACCGGCGCTTCGTGGTGATCGACGCCAGCTCGCCACACGAGGTCGTGGCCCGTCAGGTCCGCACTGGGCTGCACCGGTGGCTGCCGCTGCCGGAACTCGACGAGACAACGGACGTGGCCGGTGAGCACGTTCCGGACAGCGCGCCGTCTGCCGCGGCAGGCGCGCACGATGAAGGCAACAGCGCGGTGGAGCAGGAGCGCAGTGCCATCAACGCCGATGATCGCGTCCCCCCGCACGACGAGGAGCCCGCCGCCACCGACGAGAGGCGTCCATGA
- a CDS encoding class I SAM-dependent methyltransferase has translation MRSPISHPGLPDTAPPDLRGLPTALEEVTPTLETVAAARRGLEGTTNEDGGDPSTHGDTRLLARHLSNYLAAVDLASRRPCRDVVDVGGGTGAFAHWAAGRLGADLTLVEPDDPVRVVASRAFPDAGLLPATDALATASSDLVTAMEVVEHIPPHEQPAFVRDLARLVRPGGLLVCSTPDETGYLGRWSGYAPHIGPLDHEGLRRLLIGATGGWPLQVWRLDGPVFRIGPLRRVGEPLANRVWGAVRAISPSAVERAVVRLGAAAGRRRPSAGAPGTQRIGAVRAYDQPEGPGTGLLAVARRPASAT, from the coding sequence ATGCGGTCGCCTATCTCGCACCCGGGTCTGCCCGATACGGCGCCACCCGATCTGCGCGGACTTCCCACCGCGCTCGAAGAGGTGACGCCCACCCTCGAGACCGTCGCGGCCGCCCGCCGGGGCCTCGAGGGCACCACCAACGAGGACGGCGGCGATCCGTCGACGCACGGCGACACTCGCCTCCTGGCCCGCCACCTGTCCAACTACCTGGCGGCGGTGGACCTCGCGTCACGGCGGCCCTGTCGCGACGTCGTCGACGTGGGGGGCGGCACGGGAGCGTTCGCGCACTGGGCGGCAGGGCGCCTCGGCGCGGACCTCACGCTCGTCGAGCCCGACGACCCCGTCCGCGTCGTCGCGAGTCGCGCCTTCCCCGATGCCGGCCTGCTCCCCGCGACCGACGCGTTGGCGACCGCGAGCAGCGACCTCGTGACGGCCATGGAGGTCGTGGAGCACATCCCGCCGCACGAGCAGCCGGCCTTCGTCCGTGACCTCGCCCGCCTCGTCCGTCCCGGGGGCCTGCTGGTCTGCTCGACCCCGGACGAGACCGGCTACCTCGGGCGCTGGTCGGGGTACGCGCCCCACATCGGCCCGCTCGACCATGAGGGTCTGCGGCGCCTCCTCATCGGCGCCACGGGCGGGTGGCCACTCCAGGTGTGGCGTCTCGACGGACCGGTGTTCCGGATCGGGCCGCTACGTCGGGTCGGGGAACCGCTCGCCAATCGCGTCTGGGGCGCCGTGCGGGCGATCTCGCCGTCAGCGGTGGAACGCGCGGTCGTGCGGCTCGGCGCCGCCGCGGGCAGGCGGCGGCCGAGCGCGGGCGCGCCGGGCACGCAACGGATCGGCGCCGTTCGCGCCTACGATCAGCCGGAAGGGCCCGGTACGGGGTTACTCGCCGTCGCGCGCCGACCCGCGAGCGCGACCTAA
- a CDS encoding deoxyguanosinetriphosphate triphosphohydrolase has protein sequence MTPPAIQLRDRGAREAAEQQLSPIATRSTESRGRVEPEPPCRLRTSFERDRDRILHSKAFRRLKHKTQVFINPEGDHYVTRMTHALQVSQVARALAAALSLNEPLTEAIALGHDCGHTPFGHTGEDALDQLVDGGWHHAAQGVRIFERLEPCNLTWEVRDGIRGHTWKIDPPPATPEGTVVRFADRIAYLSHDALDAMRAGLVAPERFPDDVRRYLGQPGREWIERMIDAVVDPSVAAGEVTMDPRLLEVMGELRDFMFREVYLSPENEAHKSAAVQVIRQLVEYHLEYPQEVPESYRDADADLTTRVVDYVAGMTDRYALARHDELFRPVLFDEPRRTLG, from the coding sequence GTGACGCCACCCGCGATCCAGCTCCGTGACCGTGGAGCCCGCGAGGCCGCCGAACAGCAGCTCAGCCCCATCGCGACCCGGTCGACCGAATCCCGCGGTCGCGTCGAGCCGGAGCCGCCGTGCCGCCTGCGCACCTCGTTCGAGCGCGACCGCGACCGGATCCTGCACTCCAAAGCGTTCCGGCGGCTCAAGCACAAGACCCAGGTGTTCATCAACCCCGAGGGCGACCACTACGTCACCCGGATGACCCACGCGCTGCAGGTCAGCCAGGTGGCGCGCGCGCTCGCGGCGGCGCTGTCACTCAACGAGCCGCTGACCGAGGCGATCGCGCTCGGGCACGACTGCGGGCATACACCCTTCGGGCACACCGGCGAGGACGCCCTGGATCAGCTGGTCGACGGCGGATGGCACCACGCGGCGCAGGGCGTGCGTATCTTCGAGCGTCTCGAACCGTGCAACCTCACCTGGGAGGTGCGGGACGGCATCCGCGGGCACACGTGGAAGATCGATCCCCCGCCCGCGACCCCGGAGGGCACCGTCGTGCGGTTCGCCGACCGCATCGCCTACCTGTCGCACGACGCGCTCGACGCGATGCGCGCAGGGCTCGTGGCACCGGAGAGGTTCCCCGACGATGTGCGCCGCTATCTGGGCCAGCCGGGCCGGGAGTGGATCGAACGGATGATCGACGCGGTCGTCGATCCCTCGGTTGCGGCGGGCGAGGTCACGATGGACCCCCGGCTGCTCGAGGTCATGGGGGAGCTGCGCGACTTCATGTTCCGCGAGGTGTACCTGTCGCCGGAGAACGAGGCCCACAAGAGCGCCGCCGTGCAGGTCATCCGCCAGCTCGTCGAGTACCACCTGGAGTACCCGCAGGAGGTGCCCGAGAGCTACCGTGACGCCGATGCCGACCTCACCACCCGGGTCGTCGACTACGTGGCGGGCATGACCGACCGCTACGCGCTCGCCCGACACGACGAGTTGTTCCGGCCCGTCCTCTTCGACGAGCCCCGCCGTACCCTCGGGTAG
- the topA gene encoding type I DNA topoisomerase yields the protein MAGSPVEQDAIAGWPACRPVRACSRCPVELGAVFGQCETGSRWHPARGGRQPSRRPHDPAAVPVSVRIGTRSRTIRDCGRYAVAKNVVIVESPSKAKTIEKYLGDDYKVVASYGHVRDLPRSDFAVDVNGGDASLRYEVPKSAEKVVGTLKREIDKADNVFLATDLDREGEAIAWHVAELAEVSTDAANRVVFSEITRDAILAAFEQPREIDEALVDAQQARRAVDRIVGYRLSPTLWRNVASGISAGRVQSVALRLICDREDEIRAFVPEEYWTLEADFDADGGNRVTAKLHTLDGRRVVDPKTRDEREDKGTSDRVVVLGDQASAREVEARTRAIPSWTVTGTTRRETRRNPQPPFITSTLQGEASSKLGFTAQKTMRVAQQLYEGINLGDETVGLITYMRTDSVNLAASALGEIGELVRREYGERYALDQPRRFTRNAKGAQEAHEAIRPTGIDRRPREVAGRLDRDQLALYDLIWKRTVATQMAPAVFDNLRADVVDAEQPDRGPAYRATGQVLKFDGFLKVYRDEDDPTGGGQLPELADDQGLELAEVRSEQHETQPPPRYTERRLIEVLEEEGIGRPSTYAQIIQVLVQREYVRLESRRFFPTPLGEVVTAYLKQHFSEVVDVSFTARMEAELDEVAQGRRHMGPMVSEFLGEVDDWIAERKPERPRIPIDGVECPTCGAGMEKVFSGKSRQWFASCSRWPECDGTLPLDQYGNVTSVEELQPDESVPCPECGKGTIRREGRFGPFYGCQDYPKCRGIVNVEQRIGFSCPKCEQGQLVQRMSRYGKPFYGCNRYPDCDFALWTVPLAQPCPHCGGPMKPPRRNAKNPTAQCAKCDEKVPVDPEPERVTTEEYVPGRRETAAS from the coding sequence GTGGCAGGCTCCCCGGTCGAGCAGGACGCCATCGCGGGGTGGCCGGCGTGCCGGCCGGTGCGGGCATGCTCGCGCTGTCCCGTCGAGCTGGGGGCCGTGTTCGGTCAGTGTGAAACCGGATCACGGTGGCACCCTGCGAGGGGTGGTCGGCAGCCGAGCCGGCGCCCGCACGATCCGGCCGCCGTCCCGGTATCGGTCCGCATCGGTACGAGAAGCCGCACGATCCGCGACTGCGGAAGGTACGCCGTGGCGAAGAACGTGGTCATCGTCGAGTCGCCGTCGAAGGCGAAGACGATCGAGAAGTACCTGGGCGACGACTACAAGGTCGTCGCCTCGTACGGTCACGTCCGCGACCTGCCACGCAGCGACTTCGCGGTCGACGTGAACGGCGGAGATGCGTCGTTGCGCTACGAGGTGCCCAAGTCCGCCGAGAAGGTGGTCGGTACCCTCAAGCGCGAGATCGACAAGGCCGACAACGTCTTCCTCGCCACCGACCTCGACCGCGAGGGCGAGGCGATCGCGTGGCACGTCGCCGAGCTCGCGGAGGTGTCGACCGACGCGGCGAACCGCGTGGTCTTCAGCGAGATCACTCGCGACGCGATTCTCGCCGCGTTCGAACAGCCGCGCGAGATCGACGAGGCGCTCGTCGATGCGCAGCAGGCCCGCCGCGCGGTCGACCGCATCGTCGGGTACCGGTTGTCGCCGACACTGTGGCGCAACGTTGCGAGCGGCATCTCGGCCGGTCGTGTCCAGTCTGTCGCGTTGCGGCTGATCTGTGACCGCGAGGACGAGATCCGCGCGTTCGTGCCCGAGGAGTACTGGACGCTCGAGGCCGACTTCGACGCGGATGGCGGCAACCGGGTGACGGCGAAGCTGCACACGCTCGACGGCCGCCGGGTCGTCGATCCCAAGACCCGCGACGAGCGGGAGGACAAGGGCACGTCGGACCGCGTGGTCGTGCTCGGCGACCAGGCGAGCGCCCGCGAGGTGGAGGCCCGCACGCGGGCGATCCCGTCGTGGACGGTGACCGGGACGACCCGTCGGGAGACCCGGCGCAACCCGCAGCCCCCCTTCATCACGTCGACCCTGCAGGGCGAGGCCTCCAGCAAGCTCGGTTTCACGGCGCAGAAGACGATGCGCGTGGCCCAGCAGCTCTACGAGGGCATCAACCTCGGTGACGAGACCGTCGGCCTCATCACCTACATGCGGACCGACTCGGTCAACCTCGCGGCCAGCGCCCTCGGCGAGATCGGGGAGCTCGTCCGGCGCGAGTACGGTGAGCGGTACGCGCTCGACCAGCCGCGCCGCTTCACCCGCAACGCGAAGGGCGCCCAGGAGGCCCACGAGGCCATCCGTCCGACCGGCATCGACCGTCGCCCGCGTGAGGTGGCCGGACGCCTGGACCGCGACCAGCTCGCTCTCTACGACCTGATCTGGAAGCGCACGGTCGCGACGCAGATGGCGCCGGCGGTGTTCGACAACCTGCGCGCCGACGTCGTCGACGCCGAACAGCCCGACCGCGGCCCCGCCTACCGGGCGACCGGGCAGGTGCTGAAGTTCGACGGGTTCCTGAAGGTCTACCGCGACGAGGACGACCCCACCGGTGGCGGGCAGCTGCCGGAGCTCGCCGACGACCAGGGGCTCGAGCTGGCCGAGGTGCGCAGCGAACAGCACGAGACGCAGCCACCGCCTCGCTACACCGAGCGGCGCCTCATCGAGGTGCTCGAGGAGGAGGGCATCGGTCGGCCGTCGACGTACGCGCAGATCATCCAGGTCCTCGTGCAGCGCGAGTACGTGCGCCTCGAGTCGCGCCGCTTCTTCCCGACACCACTCGGTGAGGTGGTCACGGCCTATCTGAAGCAGCACTTCAGCGAGGTCGTCGACGTCTCGTTCACCGCGCGGATGGAGGCCGAGCTCGACGAGGTCGCCCAAGGGCGCCGTCACATGGGCCCGATGGTCAGTGAGTTCCTCGGCGAGGTCGACGACTGGATCGCCGAGCGCAAGCCCGAGCGGCCCCGCATCCCGATCGACGGTGTGGAGTGCCCGACGTGCGGCGCCGGGATGGAGAAGGTCTTCAGCGGGAAGTCGCGACAGTGGTTCGCCTCGTGCAGCCGGTGGCCCGAGTGCGACGGCACCCTGCCACTCGACCAGTACGGCAACGTGACCAGCGTCGAGGAGCTCCAGCCCGACGAGTCCGTTCCGTGCCCCGAGTGCGGCAAGGGCACGATTCGCCGCGAGGGCCGGTTCGGGCCGTTCTACGGGTGTCAGGACTATCCGAAGTGCCGCGGCATCGTGAACGTCGAGCAGCGCATCGGCTTCTCGTGCCCGAAGTGCGAGCAGGGACAGCTGGTCCAGCGCATGAGCCGATACGGCAAGCCTTTCTACGGTTGCAACCGCTACCCGGACTGCGACTTCGCGCTGTGGACCGTTCCGCTCGCCCAGCCGTGCCCGCACTGCGGTGGGCCCATGAAGCCGCCGCGGCGCAACGCGAAGAACCCGACGGCCCAGTGCGCGAAGTGCGACGAGAAGGTGCCCGTCGATCCCGAACCCGAGCGGGTGACCACCGAGGAGTACGTGCCCGGCCGTCGTGAGACGGCGGCGTCCTGA
- a CDS encoding ATP-binding protein, which produces MTCNETLLPSEDDPWVIPGQDRAAGVLREAAKQREPGHAWAFVGPRGVGQDTAVRALTATLVCASDAAPCGACPGCDQALRGVHAALQEFPPTGSAHRVDDVRERWLPAAFRSSADWKVLRIPDADRMTDAAANAFLKGLEEPPPRTLWLLEITDPQALPDTVLSRCRTLRFVPLGVATLEAEAARVGLADPTDAALAARVCLGEPARLGSLATTGLEPVRRHRALLARLREHGAGQALVAAKEITDELGQAEKVADDEYDEALEALRTAHGESPPRSLERALTERRDRRRRELRTSAAEAALDDLAAWYRDVLLVQTGGDPSQAVHADAVAELREDADALAPAGALESLEAVLATRDRLETAITPRLALEALFLDVAALMLTHRIGPPTAGR; this is translated from the coding sequence ATGACCTGCAACGAAACGCTGTTGCCCAGCGAGGACGACCCCTGGGTGATCCCCGGCCAGGACCGGGCCGCCGGCGTGCTCCGCGAAGCCGCGAAGCAGCGAGAGCCGGGACACGCCTGGGCGTTCGTGGGGCCCCGCGGGGTCGGCCAGGACACCGCGGTGCGCGCCCTGACGGCCACACTGGTGTGCGCGTCGGACGCAGCTCCGTGCGGCGCCTGCCCCGGGTGCGATCAGGCATTGCGGGGCGTGCATGCCGCGCTGCAGGAGTTCCCTCCGACGGGATCGGCGCACCGGGTCGACGACGTGCGCGAGCGCTGGCTCCCCGCGGCCTTCCGCAGCTCGGCGGACTGGAAGGTGCTGCGTATCCCCGACGCCGACCGCATGACCGATGCGGCGGCGAACGCGTTCCTCAAAGGGCTCGAGGAGCCGCCGCCGCGCACACTGTGGCTGCTGGAGATCACGGACCCTCAGGCGCTGCCGGACACGGTCCTCTCGCGCTGCCGGACGTTGCGCTTCGTGCCCCTGGGGGTTGCCACGCTCGAGGCCGAGGCCGCCCGCGTCGGGCTTGCAGATCCGACCGACGCGGCGCTCGCGGCCCGTGTCTGCCTGGGTGAGCCGGCCCGACTGGGATCGCTCGCGACGACGGGACTCGAGCCCGTGCGTCGCCACCGCGCGTTGCTCGCTCGGTTGCGCGAGCACGGCGCGGGGCAGGCGCTCGTCGCGGCCAAGGAGATCACCGATGAGCTCGGGCAGGCCGAGAAGGTCGCTGACGACGAGTACGACGAGGCACTCGAGGCGCTGCGCACCGCCCACGGGGAATCGCCGCCCCGCTCCCTCGAGCGCGCCCTGACCGAACGGCGTGACCGGCGCCGTCGGGAACTGCGCACCTCCGCCGCCGAGGCGGCGCTCGACGACCTCGCCGCGTGGTACCGCGACGTGTTGCTGGTACAGACGGGGGGTGATCCCTCGCAGGCCGTGCACGCCGACGCGGTCGCCGAGCTCCGCGAGGATGCGGATGCCCTCGCGCCCGCCGGGGCGCTCGAGAGCCTCGAAGCGGTGCTGGCCACGCGCGATCGGTTGGAGACCGCGATCACGCCGAGGCTCGCCCTCGAGGCGCTCTTCCTGGACGTCGCAGCGCTGATGCTCACCCACCGAATCGGGCCACCGACCGCAGGGCGGTGA
- a CDS encoding glycine betaine ABC transporter substrate-binding protein: MHTRPWIMFALVLALATLLAACAADEDAIEDDVADDPDEEPDGDEPEEDPEDEADEADEDPEDEADEDIDDPDLETPGDGEVTLAANPWPGSFANAHVAAIILEDEMGYDVEVIEIDENAQWTGLADGDISAVLEVWPSGHEDNLQTYVEDQGTVAELGELGALGQIGWFTPQYVIDENPEMETWEGLEGNEEMFSTAETGDSGRFLAADPSFVQFDEHIIDNLGLDFEIVQSGSEAAQLSEVETAIDNEEPVLFYFYTPHWMHAQEDLAMVELPEPTDECLEAPEEERDCGYPEDVLLKVANADLADEEPDAHAFLESFTMENEWQDEITFRIDVEGESERDAAQWWVDEREDVWQDWLP, encoded by the coding sequence ATGCACACCAGACCTTGGATCATGTTCGCCCTCGTCCTGGCGCTCGCGACGCTGCTCGCGGCATGTGCCGCCGACGAGGACGCGATCGAGGACGACGTCGCCGACGACCCGGACGAGGAACCGGACGGCGACGAACCGGAGGAGGACCCGGAGGACGAGGCGGACGAGGCGGACGAGGACCCGGAGGACGAGGCGGACGAGGACATCGACGACCCCGACCTCGAGACACCCGGCGACGGCGAGGTGACGCTCGCGGCCAACCCCTGGCCGGGCTCGTTCGCGAACGCCCACGTGGCCGCGATCATCCTCGAGGACGAGATGGGCTACGACGTCGAGGTCATCGAGATCGACGAGAACGCCCAGTGGACCGGCCTGGCGGATGGCGACATCAGCGCGGTGCTCGAGGTCTGGCCCTCGGGGCACGAGGACAACCTCCAGACCTACGTCGAGGATCAGGGCACCGTCGCCGAGCTCGGCGAGCTCGGCGCCCTCGGACAGATCGGCTGGTTCACGCCCCAGTACGTGATCGACGAGAACCCGGAGATGGAGACCTGGGAGGGTCTCGAGGGCAACGAGGAGATGTTCTCGACCGCCGAGACCGGCGATAGCGGCCGGTTCCTTGCCGCTGATCCCAGCTTCGTGCAGTTCGACGAGCACATCATCGACAACCTCGGCCTCGACTTCGAGATCGTCCAGTCGGGCTCGGAAGCCGCACAGCTCTCGGAGGTCGAGACCGCGATCGACAACGAGGAGCCGGTTCTCTTCTACTTCTACACGCCGCACTGGATGCACGCGCAGGAGGACCTCGCGATGGTCGAGCTCCCCGAGCCGACCGACGAGTGCCTCGAGGCCCCCGAGGAGGAACGCGACTGCGGCTATCCCGAGGACGTGCTCCTCAAGGTGGCCAACGCCGACCTCGCCGACGAGGAGCCGGACGCCCACGCGTTCCTCGAGAGCTTCACGATGGAGAACGAGTGGCAGGACGAGATCACGTTCCGCATCGACGTCGAGGGCGAGTCGGAGCGTGACGCGGCCCAGTGGTGGGTCGACGAGCGCGAGGACGTGTGGCAGGACTGGCTGCCGTAG